The segment CACGGGATAGCCCAGCATCAGGACTCCACAAATACACACGAATAGCAGCAGCGGCATGATATCGAGCATTACACCAGCTCCTCATCGTGATCGGGGGTGTCTTCGCTCGCATGCGGTGATGGCAGGCGGCCACACAGGAACAGCAGATGGCGGCCAGCCTCAGCCACGCCCTGTAGCAGCATCAGCACGGCAATGGCAGGAAGCAGTGTCTTCAGCAGATAGACGCCCGGTAGGCCGCCAGACTCTGGCGAGGATTCGTGAATTCGCCAGGAATCGCCCACGTAGCCGAAGCTCGTGAGGAAGATGAATATCATTACCGGAAACAGCAGGAAGAGCGTGCCGCCGAGATCGACCAGCGACTTTCCACGGTGTGACATGCGCTGATAAAAGATATCGACCCGCACATGATTGTCATTCTTGAGGGTATAGCTGGCGGCAAGCAGGAAGACGGCCGCGTGCATATACATCACGGATTCCTGCATCTGGATGCTGTTGACGTTGAAGGCATAGCGCAGCATCACGATAGCGAATTCGACCAGCATCATGATAACGACCAGCCAGGATACACAACGTCCCAAGCCTTCGGTCATGCGGTCGAGCCCTGTGAGCCAGCCGGGGGTGGAGGCAGTGGCAGACATGGAATCCCCTTGGCCTGCGGGTAGCAGGTGGTATTTGTTGGCGTTGTTGTTGTCAGGCGACGTGGTGCTCCGCTCAACACCGTTCCCTTAAATTCAGGCTTTCCTCATGTTGGGGCTAGTGACGGATAGCAGCAATGAGGGAATGGGGGTTGGTAGACAACGCTATTCCACGCTGGCGACCTGTAGGGGCTGCACTGTCATGCTCCACTATTCCTTCATTGCCACCATGATCACGATGAGTCCACGTCTCAGACAGGCCAAGAGTAGCGAGTGGGACTGCAACTACAAATGGATCATTGGTCTGACAGGCAAGCTTTACCTTATATTTCATGGAGATAGTGAGTGGTTAGCGCGAAGGATGTTGCTGATTGGACAGAGAAAGCGATCAAAGAGGATCGGTAGGGCGAGCTGTTGCGGGGGATTGAGAGGGTATGAGTCACAGCAGAAGCACAAGTATCAGAAAACTATCAGATAAGTGAGTAGAGTGTTCAAAAGGGGGAGCAGAGGAGTTAGATGAGCCCAATGGCCTTGCGGCACGGTGCTGGAAGATGCACTTCCACCGCCATCGGCAGGTGATCGGAGAAAAGGTGCGACAGAGTGCCGGGGTGGCTGAGGCGTAGCGTGGAGGAAACCAGGATGTGGTCAAGCCCACGACTTGGCTGCCAGGCAGGGTAGCTATTGATAGCCTTGCTGGGGCGTGAATCCAACGCCTCACAGAAATCCTTGTGTAGCCGGAGTTGCGCTAGCGTGCAGTTCAGGTCACCCATCACGATGACATTCTTGAGGGGGGCGATCAGCTCACCCAGATAATCGAGTTGTCTGCGCTGGATACGTGCACCGAGTGCCAGGTGGGTCACGAAGACGTGTAGCGCATGTTCGCCATCACCGAAGCGCGCATGTATTGCCCCGCGTCCCGGTAGGGTACCAGGCAGTCTGTGCTCCTCAAGATGGCTGATCGGCAGGCGCGACAACAGGCCATTGCTATGCTGTGCCAGGCGCCCAAGATTACGATTGAGCTGCTGATAGTGATATGGAAACTCTGCTGTATCAGCCAGTGAATCGACTTGATTGACGTTGCCGGAGCGAAAACTACCGCCATCCACTTCCTGCAGTCCCACGATATCGTAGGGCGTGATAGCACCGGCGATCAGCTCCAGGCGCCTGCGGCGCTTGGGATGCGGCAATAGGTGCTGCCAACCGCGGGTGACATAGTGGTGCCACGCCGCGGTATGGATACCGACCTGCATATTGAAGGTCAGGATGCGCAGAGGGGACGCCGTGTCATTTGATACGGCGTCCTCCACTGAGCTGGCGGCCACCGGATTAGCGGCCAATGCCATCAGGCGGCGTCCTTGCTGCCGGCTTTTTCTTCACGCACTTGCTTAATCAGCTCGTCAGCCACCTTGATCATGTTCGGCAGTGAGCCAGCAGTGCTTGGCGAGATGACGTAGCGACCATCAACGACCAGTGCTGGAACGCCCATGATCTTGTAGGCACGCATCTGGGCGTGGGCTTGATTGACCTGGCTCTTCACGCCGAAGGATGTCAGAGACTTCTTGGCGGCTTCTTCACTGACGCCATAATCGCTGTAGAACTTGGCGATGTCGTCCGGATCAGTCAGGCGCTGACCATCCTTGTGGATGGCGTCAAAGAAGGCCTTGTGAGTCTTGTCGAGAATGCCCAGGTCTTTCGCGGTATAGAACGCGTAAGCGTGCTTGACCCAGTCCTGGCCCATCGTGGCGGGCAGGCGATTGAAGGTTACATCGCTCGGCAGCTCTGCTACCCACGGCTCCAGATTGGATTCCAGCTTGTAGCAGTGCGGGCAGCCATACCAGAAGGCTTCAACCACTTCGACATTACCGGCGGGTACATCGGTCTTTACCGGTTCATCGAGCACCTGATAATCCTTGCCGGCTTCAGCCGCGAGAACACTTGCTGACAGGCCAAGGCCCGCCACCAGAGTCAGTAGTGGTTTCCACATCATGGAACATCTCCATCGAGTTGAGACATGTCCGAGCAATACACTCGGAAACATTAGCGATACGTCGAGTATGCGTGCCACGGGCTGCTGCTGTCGATACTGCTGCCCGCACACGTGTCAAACGCTGTTGTGTCAGCCTAGCGGGACAAGGTTGACCGGCGCATGAACGCCAGTGATGAGGGAGCTCGCCGCTAGCGAAGATAAGTACGTAATAGCTGTGTCGGTGGATGCCTCAGCGCAGCCCATGCAAGTATTCAGCGACCTGCTGCATGTCGCTGTCGCTCATCTGCGCTGTAATGGTGCTCATGATGGCATTGGGATCATTGTCTCGTGTGCCAGCACGGAAGGCCTGTAGCGCAGCGACGGTGTACTGAGGAAATTGTCCTGCCAGGGCGGGATAGCCAGCGGCATCAAGCCCCTTGCCCCGTGGGCCATGGCAGGCGGTACATGCCGCGATGCCTTTGGTCAGCGACCCCGCGCGATAAAGCACTTCGCCTTTTGCGGCAGCCTCAGGCTCGGCCTGGCCCTGGTGGGCGGGTAAAGCAGCATAATGGGCCGCAATGTCGGCAATATCCTGATCGCTCAGGCTATCAGTGGTGCCTGCCATCTGAGGAACAGAGCGTCGGCCATCGCGGATATCTGCAATCTGTTTGCGTAGATAGTGTGCCTGCTGCCCGGCCAGATGAGGAAAAGCTGACGCGGGGGAAATCCCCTGCATGCCATGACAGGCCGCGCAGGTGGCTGTCTTGGTCTGCCCGGCACTGGCATCGGCGACAGGAGTGTTGTCAGCCGCGATAGCCTCGGTAGCGATACCCGTGGTAGCTGCTGTCAGCATCAGGCTCAGCAGCCATGAGGGTCTCTGCAATGATCTCATCAGCTTGTACATTTCACTGCTCCCTGTCACTGGGCTGGGCCTGAGGCCGGATGCATCATCATGTGTCTGTGATGGTGATATTCATCTATCGGGAAGTGCACCGCACATCTCGCAGGCTGTGAGAGCAGAGTGGTACACTAAGCCATCATGATCGCGACACTTGCCACAGCGGGAGTATAGCGAATCCCCTCAGGGCGCGTGAATGTGCCTGTCGCCAGCCCAGCGCCACACTGATTCAATGCCTACGCATATCCGTGTGTCTGCCTGTCAACGTAATGACAGGGCCTGCGGCGCTCTTTTCGTTTCACCGGTCGTTTCTTCTGCTCTCTCGTGATGTCGCGCGGGCGGGACGTCCGCCTTCAACAGGTATTCAGAATCCTCATGGCCGAATCAGCCACTTCGACCCACAAGCTCCATTATCGTCAGGCACGCTTCTTGATCAGTGCCGCGACGTTAGCTCAGTGTCCGACCGACGTTGGCGCAGAGGTTGCCTTTGCGGGTCGCTCCAACGCGGGCAAGTCGAGCGCCATCAACGCCCTGACTTCCCAGAAGGCATTGGCGCGTATCTCCAAGACGCCTGGCCGTACTCAGCTGATCAACTACTTCACCATCGGTGAAACCGGTCGTCACCTGGTGGATCTTCCGGGCTACGGCTATGCCAAGGTGCCGGAGAAGGTGAAGCGGGAGTGGCAGACACATCTGTCCAACTACTTGCGCAAGCGTCAGGCGTTGCGCGGTCTGGTGCTGTTGATGGATGTGCGTCACCCGCTGTCCGAGTTCGATCAGATGATGCTGGGCTGGGCCAATGAGGCACGGATGCCAGTCCATATCCTGCTGACCAAGTCTGACAAGCTGAAGCGTGGCCCCGCGGCTGCCAGTCTGCAGAAGGTGCGTCATGCCCTGAAAGAATGGGAAGACCTCGTTACCGTGCAGCTGTTCTCATCGCTGAAATACGATGGCGTTGAGCAGGCGCATGCCAAGCTCGACGAATGGCTGGCGGATCCGTCTGTCATGGATGGCGTGAATGATGCTGTCGATGCAGAGACAGTAGAAGATCCTTTCGACGACTGATCCTCGGGATTTTCACGCTTCGATAACATGCTCTTCATGAAGGTAGCAGGCGCACCGCCGCTATTCCGTTGTCGATAGAAAAACGGCCACCCTAGGGTGGCCGTTTTGCATGATGCCGTGCTCGTCTGGAGCACCGGTATCGCCTCGATTACATGAAGAGGCTACGAGGACTGGCCTTGTGGGCCGTATCTGATGATGAAGTCGCGATCACGTGCGATGGCGTTTGCCATGAGAAGCTCGCCCTTGAAGGCTGTGTGACGAATGTCTGTTTGACGACATCGGGAGCAGCCACCTTCAGGCCATGCGTTGGCATGCTGGCACGTGCACTGTAGACCCCAGCGATCACGAGCGCGGCGCACAACAGGGCAAGTCCAGTGCCGATGACCAATCCATGCCAGGCGCTGGGCGGTGGTAGTGCCATTGGGCCCGGATCATCGGGCCTGGGCCGTGGCATCGC is part of the Cobetia sp. L2A1 genome and harbors:
- the yihA gene encoding ribosome biogenesis GTP-binding protein YihA/YsxC, which translates into the protein MAESATSTHKLHYRQARFLISAATLAQCPTDVGAEVAFAGRSNAGKSSAINALTSQKALARISKTPGRTQLINYFTIGETGRHLVDLPGYGYAKVPEKVKREWQTHLSNYLRKRQALRGLVLLMDVRHPLSEFDQMMLGWANEARMPVHILLTKSDKLKRGPAAASLQKVRHALKEWEDLVTVQLFSSLKYDGVEQAHAKLDEWLADPSVMDGVNDAVDAETVEDPFDD
- a CDS encoding c-type cytochrome yields the protein MYKLMRSLQRPSWLLSLMLTAATTGIATEAIAADNTPVADASAGQTKTATCAACHGMQGISPASAFPHLAGQQAHYLRKQIADIRDGRRSVPQMAGTTDSLSDQDIADIAAHYAALPAHQGQAEPEAAAKGEVLYRAGSLTKGIAACTACHGPRGKGLDAAGYPALAGQFPQYTVAALQAFRAGTRDNDPNAIMSTITAQMSDSDMQQVAEYLHGLR
- a CDS encoding TRAP transporter small permease subunit translates to MSATASTPGWLTGLDRMTEGLGRCVSWLVVIMMLVEFAIVMLRYAFNVNSIQMQESVMYMHAAVFLLAASYTLKNDNHVRVDIFYQRMSHRGKSLVDLGGTLFLLFPVMIFIFLTSFGYVGDSWRIHESSPESGGLPGVYLLKTLLPAIAVLMLLQGVAEAGRHLLFLCGRLPSPHASEDTPDHDEELV
- a CDS encoding thiol:disulfide interchange protein DsbA/DsbL — encoded protein: MWKPLLTLVAGLGLSASVLAAEAGKDYQVLDEPVKTDVPAGNVEVVEAFWYGCPHCYKLESNLEPWVAELPSDVTFNRLPATMGQDWVKHAYAFYTAKDLGILDKTHKAFFDAIHKDGQRLTDPDDIAKFYSDYGVSEEAAKKSLTSFGVKSQVNQAHAQMRAYKIMGVPALVVDGRYVISPSTAGSLPNMIKVADELIKQVREEKAGSKDAA
- a CDS encoding endonuclease/exonuclease/phosphatase family protein, producing MALAANPVAASSVEDAVSNDTASPLRILTFNMQVGIHTAAWHHYVTRGWQHLLPHPKRRRRLELIAGAITPYDIVGLQEVDGGSFRSGNVNQVDSLADTAEFPYHYQQLNRNLGRLAQHSNGLLSRLPISHLEEHRLPGTLPGRGAIHARFGDGEHALHVFVTHLALGARIQRRQLDYLGELIAPLKNVIVMGDLNCTLAQLRLHKDFCEALDSRPSKAINSYPAWQPSRGLDHILVSSTLRLSHPGTLSHLFSDHLPMAVEVHLPAPCRKAIGLI